The following nucleotide sequence is from Salvia splendens isolate huo1 chromosome 2, SspV2, whole genome shotgun sequence.
TTTCTTCTTGTCACCATTTGAGTTTGTTTTTTTCGTTGCAGGGGTATATTATATGCATATCGGCAACAGACAGGAAATGGTAAGTTCATTATGCTTATGCTGGTTTTCGTAACTTGCTTTCTCATGTTATCTGATGATTGGCATTGTGATTTTTTATGAGTTGTTGAATAATATGTGGAATTGATCTTATAGAGGATGCTCAGCTGACTCCTCTGTTACGCCTGGGTGCTGGAGCTTGTGCTGGAATAATTGCCATGTCTGCCACATACCCAATGGACATGGTTCGAGGCAGAATTACTGTACAGGTATCATGGGGCCTCAGTCTCTTTAGATTAAAAATAGGTAGGCTATCATGTTTGTAATTATTTATGACAACTTTTTATTTCTCTCGGCTGCAGACAGAAGTGTCCCCTTATCAATATAGGGGAATGGTTCATGCATTATCCACCGTGCTTCGAGAGGAAGGCTTTCGTGCCCTTTACAAGGGTTGGCTTCCTTCTGTTATTGGAGTTGTAAGTGCTGaaacaattaatattttatcttGTGATAATTAGCCTGATAGTTGGTGGTTTAGAATTAAAATAGTTTTAAGTTAGCAGATTGGTTGTCAAGGAGACATAAAGAGTTTGTCCATTTCCAAAGAAGAGATAAATTAATCTTGGCAAATCGGCCACTAGAAAAACAATTTACCATATCAGAATTCCAGTACTTAAGCATTATATGACTGAGTTAAACTTAGGCTCAGGAATTATACTTGTTTCCTGCAATTGCTTGTTAATTAAATGGCCATCTCATGATATACTTGGTTACAGGTTCCGTATGTTGGTCTCAACTTTGCTGTGTATGAATCCCTTAAAGATTGGTTAATCAAATCTAAGGCCTTTGGGCTTGTTGAAGATAATGAATTGGGTGTTGCAACAAGGCTCGCATGTGGGGCTGCAGCAGGCACAGTTGGACAAACTGTTGCCTACCCACTTGATGTCATCCGTAGGAGAATGCAGATGGTTGGATGGAATAATGCTTCTTCAATTGTCACTGGTGATGGGAGAAGCAAGGCGTCCCTTGAGTACACAGGTATGGTTGATGCTTTCAGGAAAACCGTGAGGCATGAAGGCTTCAGGGCATTGTACAAGGGTCTGGTCCCCAATTCAGTGAAGGTCAGTAGTCTCTACACTTAAAACACTGTAGCCTCACCTCTACAAAACTGACATGATACTAAACTCGAATTGGTCTTCAGGTTGTCCCGTCGATAGCTATTGCATTTGTGACATACGAACAAGTGAAAGAGTTGCTCGGGGTAGAGATTAGGATATCTGATTGATTCGTCTTGTCAGAGTGCTGTGACGTTCACTCTGTTATTTTTGTCTCGGGGAGAGGAGGAATTAGTGTTAGACCCTCTATGCAGAGAGAGAGGGAAGCTGCGTTGCGTTCTAACTTGTGTTCATATATCTATCTCCTGTGACCAATAGTTTGCTCAGTAGAAATGCTGTCTCAATAAGATTAGTGCAGAAGAATGAATGATGCCAATAATAGCTTCTCTGTTTATGTTTTTGGTTTTATACTGTTTCGTGTGAATCCTTTCGTTTTCCTCAATGCCATATGTTGAGGTTTTTAGCTGactgaaatatttattttttagtatatcAGTTTTGCATTTTTGCAAGCAAGTAGTATTTCATTATCGTTGGAAACAGACATGTAGTATGATCATACATTGTGGAGTGATACATTTTCTGATAGCTACAAGCACAATAATTCTTCCAAGTTGACTCAAACATCGATGATTAGAGGAGAAAAATCTTACCAGCTATCAGCTGAGCTGTGCTTCGTCGTTAATACATTTAGACTGCGAACATAACATGTTGGTATCGATTGAGCAGTATTTTGTCGGTGATAAATAACATGGTTGATACGAGGTTGCTAGCCAACACTATCTAATGCAAAATTAGATGGTAGACGAAGATGCATATATGATATATCGATCTATCTACATGTCTCTATATTCTCCTTCACGCCTCACAGTCTTCTGCTGTGCCTGTAAAAAAACAATCACTTTTTATTAGCCGATTTATAGTTCCAGAAAAATTTATAACAGATGCAAACATTCCTATTTCTTTTCATCTAAACAACGAAAAAACTTGTTGAATTTTTTTCGATTTCATTCTCGAACATGGATACAATGAATGCATGTAACATATGCTATAATTCTAAAGCAGCGATTGCTAATTTTAGAGAAGAAGTACCTGCAGTCTCTGATCTTGGCTTGAATCTTTGACGACTGCTGCCGTTCAAGAGCTCGGCTGAATCCACTCACCTGGTGGCGGAAATCCGATCTCGATCCACTGTTTTTGCCTCTGATTccactttctctctcctcaaTTTCATCCAAATTCAGACGCTGCTCGTCGGGTTCAGACGATGAGAGAGCAGAGAGGATCACAGCGATATTGAGCACGGCGATAATACTTTCGCTGTTAGTCTCCAAATCTTCATCGATCTTCGCCCTCTCCTCGTTGAACTCTTCATCCACCACGTCTCTCTCCGTCATCTCTTCTGTGATCTTCGCTTTTAGCTGCTTTGATCTAATCAAAAAACAAAGATCAGTTCTGGTGAATTTCTAGGGCTCGTTTCTCATCAATATTTTCTGGAAAATCAGCAGGAAAGATGTGAAGATATTTTTTTGCCTGTGATCAAACTGTAGCTGTGGAAATGATGGGAAAATTGTAGATTAAATGTTGGTCTAAGTCAATGTGGAACTCTGTAGAGAATGAGTACCTTTTTTTATAATCATGCTTCTCGGTttatttagagatttagcattTGATTAAGGTCTTTAATTAATAGTCTAATTggatttgaaattcaaaatcttagttataataattaatttgtttcttTTGTAGGATATATGGTATACATTTCAACACATAATGATAGAATCTTAAATGCTCAACTATAATTTAAGGTACGATATCATTTTCTTATCTTTGACAACAGGTAGGATATCCTTGTAGCACAAGTAATTCATACTAGTTGAATCTGAAATAGCCAATACataataatactctctccgtcccctaATAATTGTCCACTTTAGTTTTGGCATgacttttaagaaatgtaaaaaagaaTGGGTTGAAAAGTTAGTGAGATATGAGTCACACtcttatatattagttttataataaaatgtgagttaaataagttagtggaatatgagaactatttaccatttatattaaaaattgaaagtggataattaatgagagacggacgaaaatagtaaaaatggacaattaatggaggacggagggggtataaatttatttatttttaatttgtagagCCACTGCTATTTTTTTTGCGCATATGTTTGGGTGCAATATACAATTTTAATAAAGTAAATACTCCGTATTATCCTACCTACATGGTCGTATTTGGGCACTCTCACTTACTCCAAGTTAGTATATTTTATAGATCTAATTTAATTCTACTACGAAATAAATTGTTACTAGCACAATTAGTTTTCAAATTACGAAAGATAAATTCTCATTTTGCTTTTAATTTTCatgtatttctttttaaaattattcTCATGACATAAAAaaagatttaatctcatccactcattttaaaatctaaggataaaaatttggtcttaattttggattataATGCTATAAGCAATATAAGAGGACCTTGGCAGTGAACATTTATATACGCATATAATAAACACTTTGACCCAAATTATTGTTGTTTCTACACTATATACAGTAAACATTATTGTATATTTGAATCGATTTAGTGATATTTCTAAGGTTAAACGTTAAggtcaaattttgattttagtCTATTACACACAAATTTTAACATTATTATGTTGGAACGTTTCAAAAATGAAtacgaacggagggagtattttgtaTGCATGCTAATTTTGCAATTTGAACAATTATTTTTTGATGTGAAATACTCCATTCATGTTATGTGAGTTCCCTTAAAAAATATTGTTAGAGAATTTCACCCGCTCATCCCATTTTGTTgatgtttataatttattgagGTAATTACaccatatgtatatataaaaaatattcacGAATATTTAAAATTGATACACAAAATTTCAAGTTTAcataattaatagtactatcaattttttttattattattttaagttaataaaaaaatggtCAAATGAAGACTAAGATCAAATTGGGACGGACTGTATTAACTGAAAATATCGATGAAactttttgaagaagaaaaacaaacaataatTCACGTGAATGAATGACCCTCATGATAGTACCATTCTactaagatttaaaaaaaacattttaagAGAAAAGTAAAAACTGCCAAATAAATAACCAACCAACAATTAGCCAGTTTGCAAATTTTCGACATTacttacaaaaattaaaaattaaagaatctatgtaatacagggccaaatttgtaaaataagGCTCATTTATTGGCGGTATGGAGCTAAAGATACGTTTCAACGAGACAAGAAACAACTATAGGTGCGGTGAGGTGAGGTGCGGTGTGGTGTGGGGATATATACAGTTGGTTGTGCCTTGTTCTGTATATCTTTCGCATTATGGGCTTATTACTCTTTTCACTCTCTATGATGCAGCGCGTACTTGACAACTTCGTAAAAAGAAACCACGATGCCAACCGACGGCCCTGCTCGAACGACTCGGGGACCAGCGCCCGCAAACAACCCTCTAATGCCTCCATCCCTGTGCGTGTGAGCAAAGAAGACGAAATCCCAATAGTTATTTCGATAAGAGGTGGAAAAAACACTTGGAACGAGTAGTAATTCATACCTCCAAATTTCAGTCAATGTTTTTCGTATAGTCATGTTGAAGGCTCGAGTTGGATTCTTCTGAGATAAGAAAAGATGAGAAACTCATATGACGTTTGTGCCACTAAACAAAACAGCACTTTTCATCGGAATCAtgtaaacaaaacaaaaagatCACCTCGATTTGCTGGCGGGTCCTTGCAACATCTAGAGGAGATGTGGCAGCTGCAGCAAGGGTTCCTGCCACAAAACCAGCACCAAAATTGGCACCCAAGACGGTGGAAGCACTAGCTTCCTCACCTATGCTGCTCAAAAATTTTCTCCGGAGCTTCATAAAGCAGTACAAAAGTAGTGACAATCAGACTAAATAATCACAAGCAAAGACGTAGTAGAGTAAAAGATCTTACAGGCTCTAGAGATGACCAGCAGACAGCGGAAAACGGAACATCACGTGCAAGTTGCACTCCAAGGCCAGTCCATAATGTGCGGTAGCTTTGAACTGAAGAAAATTTGGGATTATTAATATGACGCTTCAATTGTGTGTGGCCATTGATTCATTTTTGCACAAAGAATATATGATGATCACCAAAGCAAGCACAAACGAGAAAACAAAATAGAAGTGAATAATATGAGAATAAAGGATCTACTTATTAATTAGAGATAGAAAGTAACCGTACAAGGTTGACAACTATTAGAAGTCCCGACTGGAGAGACAACACCTGTCAAAGTTTTCCAGATTCCAGGAGGTTTCACATCAGCTTGCATATGTTTGAATGCCTGCAAATCAAATTTCAATTAAACGGAACATAAACACCCAATTGTGCCTCTGACAAGCATATCGAATAGTAAAGAGAATAGAACCAATCGTCAATGATACTATGAACGTATAGAAAATAATCTGCTCCTACACAATTAAGAGAAATCAATGAAATTGACCTCAGAATATTGATGTATACCTGCATGCGTGTTCTTGCAAGCTCGACAGGGTAACAAGTAATGCATGCTACTGAGCGTGCTAAGGATCCAGCGAGTAGGGGAATATATGGCGTCACGGTTGGAGTGTTGTGAGATGTAAGCTCTTCCATATTGTTGCGTAGAATATCATATAATGGCATATAGATTCCCACCTGAAACAGTGCCACAAGGATTTTGAAGAAGGGGACAAAGACGGATTCCACAACAATGTGTGTGGGTGCAAGGCAGCGAAGCAAACAATCACATGACATCTAAAGAAAAACATACTGAGGGAATGGCCAATGCTAGGCTAGCATTAGTTCCTCTCCACAATCTTGAGAATCCTTCCTGGAAAGTTCCACTTTGGTTAGTTATTTGTCCAGAAAAAAATATACATCTAAAGACTATGAGGTGCAGAGACAGTGCCCAAGACAACATGCAACTTTTTTTCGGAAGGACCAGCCCAAATGACAAGGACAAAAAGAAGCAAAACCATTACGTACTCACAAGTCACGACTAGCTTCACAATGACAAGAGTTCAGCTTTTCTCACCACATatcaaaatcatcaacaaaaataCTCTGTCGCAAAAAATAGTGTAGATCTTGGTGTGGGGGTAATGTATAAAAGAAAGATGTCCGTAAAAGGAAAGTTAACAAGTGTGCACAATTTTGTTAGGCACCCTAAAATGGAAACGTGTGCACTACTTTCTGCGCCGGATGAAGCAATAAATGAATAAGAAACTTGCAGTAAAGTATATCCACTACACAACTGGGTTAAAAACTATACTAACTATGCTTCAGATGGAAAATATGTACTCACTCAAAGCAACACAGTGGTTGCATAATTCCAATGGTTAATGCATAACCATATTGAAGAATATCAAAGTATAATAATTTTTAACCTATAATTCAAGAATCCAAACCGCCTATAAAGGATATAGGACAGGAAACAAATACACTCCCAGCACAAAATGACCAACCTGGCGAATCACTTTGTATAACACATCCAATGTTCCACTATAACGCGTGCAGTCTGGAGTGCACTTTGGTTGAGTGGCTGACGGCGTAAAGCTTCTATCTTGCAGCATCTATACATATCAAATGTAAGTCAAAATATAAACGTTCATGAAAAGATAGGAAATATTTTTTACATTAATAAGAGGAGAAACAATTATCTTATCTCTAATCCAATCAGATAATCAGCCCCTTGTGGCTTCAATGGTATCATGAAAACAGAATACAATAAAATGATACAATCCGGCAGATTACCATGTTTCTAGAGCATTCCGCCTCGCATACTCCACCATACTGAACTCCAGCGGCTTGAGCTTGCAGCCTTGTCTAGATTAAAAGGCCAAAATCAATTAAGCACCCTTAACGAGGAAAGACCAAAAATCGAAGGAAAAAACGCTCTGAACCTCACATTTATATGAAATGTTTATGTAGTCACAACATAGTAGCTTAACCTAGTTCTGCAATTCATAAGAAAATATGAGCATACTATCAATGCCACTCAATTAAAGCAATATTCATTGAATTATTAGTACGACCCAAGCATTAAGGAGTAACATTGTGTAGCATACATCAATAACAAATGCATCATAATTCCAACTTCCAAGTACCAATATACATATAGCAATTAAAGAGCAATAAAAAGATAGCATAATTGAGTTagaaatgaatcaaatcaaaGACGTGGATTGATTCAAAGGAAAAAGGCAAGACCTTGGCAACATCGAGAGGGTTGGTGAAGGCGGCGGAAATGaccgcggcggcggcggcagataACGCCCTCTCCCCAAAACTCAAATCGACGTCAGAAACATTGGAATTCCTGGACGGTTGTCGCGCAAAGGACTCCTCATTGAGCATGTTTTTAtctaattcaactttttttgtAGCTGTTGCCAATCCTATCCATGAAGGTAGGCCTTGTCTCGGCGATCCCACCATGTATTTGTGAAATGAATTAACCGAAAACTTCCAATAATTTGGGAAAAATGAAGAAATTGATTGACGAGGGTTGTTAATTGTAAGTGAATATTGGGAATGGGAAGAATAAAAAGGTCAGGAAATAGAAATACAATACGTGTGGCGTCCATATGAGGACTCGGACAGGAGAACCTACGTCACTCGCCGATTAATTAATgctctttgtttttcttttcgatTTTGTTCACAATTAAATAACCCACTTTAATTTCAGCACAGATTTCTAAAATTGTAAAAAGAGATGGGTGAAAAAAGTTTATACAATcaaataaattagtggaatacaatttttttattaaattagaataaaataaatgagatatttaataataaaaatacgtCAAAATTATGTTGACTTTCTAATTTGATGTGCATtgcaaaaaatttaaatgtatGTCTTATACTCCCTCGGTCTGCTAGTTATAAATACATTTTAATTCGACATAAGTTCTAAGAAAATTTctaaagttagtagaatatgagtatcatttttataataaatatgagTATAATTAGTTAATGGAGTATGAGGTCCATCTACTAAACTGAAAAATGTATCTTTAAATGGTGAATAGTCTAAAATGATAAACATGTGaggtttttttttgggggggggaaCTAGTCCAAAACAtgttttagttaaaattaagaATACGGTTAACTAAGAATACGACTATACCTGCAtggtttaaatttttttccatGAATCCAACAAGCTAGCTAGAAAATTTATGAGGTTAAAATTGAACTCGAGAAAGTTAGCCCTAGCTTGATTAGGAATGCCCCAAAATCCTTAATTTGAGTGTATTCAATAATAAAATGGAACACGTATTAGTCTAACTCTAACCTGTGTTGGTAACTAGTTTTCCAAAGCAAATCTTCCACCACAATAAAATATAAACGACAGTTACTTACCGTAGCCCGTACGTATAGACCTGCCCAAAGTTTGCCGAACCGACGGTTAAAACCGAAACCGTCAATTTTTGAATCGTGGCTCGGTTAAGGTTCAAAAATTTTCGAACCGAGACCGTGCCGGAACCGCAAAAAACCTCCGAAAAACCGTGAAATCAAGCCGGAACCGCAAAAAACCagcggttcggaaccgaaacTGAAACCGTAACCGGGAAACACCTTCGCGGTTCAGTTTTGGTTCGGCAATTTctcaaaccggaaccggcggttccgaaacgtaaccgccggttttggaacCTTGGGCACCTCTATTAAATCACGCAGTGGTCAATTGTTTGGAATAAGAATTTGGGTTTATTCTACGAATTTGTCACTGTCCAATAGTTAACGGACCAAATCCAATTTGTGACAAGAGTAAAAgttattagaaataaaaaaatcttaGACTCGAAACAAACGTAATTCAGTATTATTATACAAGATTGTACAGGAAATTACATATtgcaaagtaaaaacaaacaaaatacgTACattgttgaaaagtaaaaaccAAATTGTTTCTATTAATTTACATGAAATAAACAAATGTATAAACAGTTAGAGAGGAGAAACGTAAAATAACATATGTACCCTAAATAATTAATTGAAGTGGACTTACTCTAATAGTTGATTGAGGTCCCATTCAAAATCAATGTCAAGACCACTAATATTATGAGTCGGCGGGCATTTGGATTTAGCCTCCCGTTTTCACGCTCGTCGTTGGGAGAATCGGTGGCGTCGTGGTCGGTGACGGAGATCCTCACTAAACGCGGCGTTTCGTGTGGCGGCGGAGAGTAGAATTTGGTTGTCAGTGTTTTGTGGATACTGTATTTGATGGACTCTCTCATTTTCGACTTCATAATAtatttactagtattttttttaagaagaaTAGTAAATTTGGTTGAGAATTTAGTGCaaaaatatttggtgaattGAGGAGTGAGCGTTACAGGGGAAGGAACCACATAATGCAGGAGAAATttgaaatcaaattatttataagTCGTATATGTATGTACTATCTATTAAATAATTGTTGATACAAATTGACTTTTGTAAATATTAAGTTCAAGATTTCAATAAATTAGTTTTCCTATAGTTCCACTTAACGGTGGGAGTGTGATTTTTTACATTTTACACAAAATAATTTGactataatagtaataaaaaaatgaatattggtccctaaaatcataaatttta
It contains:
- the LOC121792499 gene encoding mitochondrial adenine nucleotide transporter ADNT1-like; its protein translation is MASEDVKTSESAVSKIVNLAEEAKLAKEEIKPTKYQVYSICKSLVAGGVAGGVSRTAVAPLERLKILLQVQSSQNIKYNGTIQGLKYIWRTEGFRGLFKGNGTNCARIVPNSAVKFFSYEQASKGILYAYRQQTGNEDAQLTPLLRLGAGACAGIIAMSATYPMDMVRGRITVQTEVSPYQYRGMVHALSTVLREEGFRALYKGWLPSVIGVVPYVGLNFAVYESLKDWLIKSKAFGLVEDNELGVATRLACGAAAGTVGQTVAYPLDVIRRRMQMVGWNNASSIVTGDGRSKASLEYTGMVDAFRKTVRHEGFRALYKGLVPNSVKVVPSIAIAFVTYEQVKELLGVEIRISD
- the LOC121792543 gene encoding uncharacterized protein LOC121792543, which encodes MTERDVVDEEFNEERAKIDEDLETNSESIIAVLNIAVILSALSSSEPDEQRLNLDEIEERESGIRGKNSGSRSDFRHQVSGFSRALERQQSSKIQAKIRDCRHSRRL
- the LOC121792490 gene encoding mitochondrial carrier protein MTM1-like isoform X1, coding for MVGSPRQGLPSWIGLATATKKVELDKNMLNEESFARQPSRNSNVSDVDLSFGERALSAAAAAVISAAFTNPLDVAKTRLQAQAAGVQYGGVCEAECSRNMMLQDRSFTPSATQPKCTPDCTRYSGTLDVLYKVIRQEGFSRLWRGTNASLALAIPSVGIYMPLYDILRNNMEELTSHNTPTVTPYIPLLAGSLARSVACITCYPVELARTRMQAFKHMQADVKPPGIWKTLTGVVSPVGTSNSCQPFQSYRTLWTGLGVQLARDVPFSAVCWSSLEPLRRKFLSSIGEEASASTVLGANFGAGFVAGTLAAAATSPLDVARTRQQIEKNPTRAFNMTIRKTLTEIWRDGGIRGLFAGAGPRVVRAGPSVGIVVSFYEVVKYALHHRE
- the LOC121792490 gene encoding mitochondrial carrier protein MTM1-like isoform X2 gives rise to the protein MLPRLQAQAAGVQYGGVCEAECSRNMMLQDRSFTPSATQPKCTPDCTRYSGTLDVLYKVIRQEGFSRLWRGTNASLALAIPSVGIYMPLYDILRNNMEELTSHNTPTVTPYIPLLAGSLARSVACITCYPVELARTRMQAFKHMQADVKPPGIWKTLTGVVSPVGTSNSCQPFQSYRTLWTGLGVQLARDVPFSAVCWSSLEPLRRKFLSSIGEEASASTVLGANFGAGFVAGTLAAAATSPLDVARTRQQIEKNPTRAFNMTIRKTLTEIWRDGGIRGLFAGAGPRVVRAGPSVGIVVSFYEVVKYALHHRE
- the LOC121792490 gene encoding mitochondrial carrier protein MTM1-like isoform X3 → MLQAQAAGVQYGGVCEAECSRNMMLQDRSFTPSATQPKCTPDCTRYSGTLDVLYKVIRQEGFSRLWRGTNASLALAIPSVGIYMPLYDILRNNMEELTSHNTPTVTPYIPLLAGSLARSVACITCYPVELARTRMQAFKHMQADVKPPGIWKTLTGVVSPVGTSNSCQPFQSYRTLWTGLGVQLARDVPFSAVCWSSLEPLRRKFLSSIGEEASASTVLGANFGAGFVAGTLAAAATSPLDVARTRQQIEKNPTRAFNMTIRKTLTEIWRDGGIRGLFAGAGPRVVRAGPSVGIVVSFYEVVKYALHHRE